A stretch of DNA from Halolamina litorea:
CCTCCTCGACGAGCAGGTCCGTCGCTCGGCGGGCGACGACGCCCATCTTACAGACCACGACGATCTCCTCGTCCCGGGGCAGCGTATCGAGCCGCGCCCGCAGCGTGCTGTCGTCGCCCGCTCGGAGGTCGTCGTACACCGGGACGTTGTGACTCCCCTCGATGGCCCCCGACTCGTAGGCCGACTGCGGCCGGATGTCGAGCACGTACGGCTCGTCGCCGCCGTCGAGACGGCT
This window harbors:
- a CDS encoding rhodanese-like domain-containing protein, whose amino-acid sequence is MSDVRPAELASRLDGGDEPYVLDIRPQSAYESGAIEGSHNVPVYDDLRAGDDSTLRARLDTLPRDEEIVVVCKMGVVARRATDLLVEEGYDASTLSGGMSGWRGYQNGSLLYKLRSLLWRL